The Faecalibacter sp. LW9 genome has a segment encoding these proteins:
- a CDS encoding DUF3098 domain-containing protein: protein MSTIHKQNITKLESSKGSDFTFLFGKRNYIWMGVGIALIALGFILMTGADANTTPDGTFDPTYWNEDIYSWRRIRLAPFLVITGFIVEIYAILINPTEK from the coding sequence ATGAGTACAATTCATAAACAAAATATTACAAAATTAGAATCTTCTAAGGGTTCTGATTTTACCTTTCTATTTGGAAAACGCAATTACATTTGGATGGGTGTAGGAATCGCATTAATTGCTTTAGGATTTATTTTAATGACTGGTGCAGATGCAAATACAACACCTGATGGAACTTTTGACCCAACTTATTGGAACGAAGACATCTATTCATGGCGCAGAATTCGTTTAGCTCCATTTTTAGTAATTACCGGTTTCATCGTGGAAATTTATGCCATTTTAATTAATCCGACGGAAAAATAA
- a CDS encoding cell division protein FtsX has translation MSKTNDKFEKGRLRSSNITVVISISLVLFLLGVFGLIVINAQSYAEHLKRELKIEAYFNDVDDPKLKDKEFSMQQEYIDSLKLKYDFVEATKYISKEEASKIAKLDLGVNDQEIFEANIYPPSVQITLDPKKINSIEQIDSIMTKLSANPIIDEVKSDREAMMAIHKSINTITFWLMIFAGIFLVIVIILINNSIRLKIYAKRFSIKTMQLVGARRRFIMKPFLLEGALLGLLAAVIAIIGIGILWYLLATRIGLLLWNPQFGYLIAVLVGIGVLIALFSTLFAAWRYLRLKTDQLY, from the coding sequence ATGTCAAAAACGAACGATAAATTTGAGAAAGGAAGACTTCGCTCATCTAACATAACAGTCGTTATTAGTATATCTTTAGTTTTATTTTTATTAGGTGTATTTGGATTAATTGTAATTAATGCACAAAGTTACGCAGAACATCTAAAAAGAGAATTAAAAATTGAAGCTTATTTTAATGATGTTGATGATCCTAAATTAAAAGACAAGGAATTTTCAATGCAACAGGAATATATCGATTCCTTAAAATTAAAATATGACTTCGTAGAAGCAACAAAATACATTAGTAAAGAAGAAGCTTCTAAGATTGCTAAACTTGATTTAGGGGTCAATGATCAAGAAATATTTGAGGCTAATATCTATCCGCCATCGGTACAAATCACGTTGGATCCTAAAAAAATCAATTCGATTGAACAAATCGATTCGATTATGACCAAATTAAGTGCAAATCCAATCATTGATGAAGTAAAGAGTGATCGTGAAGCTATGATGGCCATCCACAAGAGTATTAATACCATTACGTTTTGGTTAATGATTTTTGCTGGAATTTTCTTAGTCATTGTAATTATTTTAATCAATAACTCGATTCGTCTTAAAATTTACGCCAAACGTTTTAGTATCAAAACGATGCAATTAGTTGGGGCACGTCGCCGATTTATTATGAAACCTTTCTTATTAGAAGGTGCTTTATTAGGATTATTAGCGGCTGTAATTGCCATTATCGGTATCGGAATCTTATGGTACTTATTGGCTACACGTATTGGTTTATTATTATGGAATCCACAATTTGGATATTTAATTGCTGTATTAGTTGGAATAGGCGTATTAATCGCTCTATTCAGTACTTTATTTGCAGCTTGGAGATATTTACGATTAAAAACTGACCAATTATACTAA
- the rsmA gene encoding 16S rRNA (adenine(1518)-N(6)/adenine(1519)-N(6))-dimethyltransferase RsmA: MKVKAKKHLGQHFLNDENIARDIAEGLTWEGYDRVLEIGPGMGVLTKYILQAKRNIEVVEIDTESVEYLQEVYQPFYPGFKIHSEDFLKMNFAEKFNEQVAILGNFPYNISSQIIFKALEERETVPELCGMFQKEVAERIASKKGTKDYGILSVLAQAYYKCDYLFTVPENVFTPPPKVKSGVIIMKRYRTEIEGITQERFFQVVKAGFGQRRKTLRNALKSLGIPEQLNDHEFLNLRAEQLSVEDFIELTKLMQ, translated from the coding sequence TTGAAAGTAAAAGCAAAAAAACATTTAGGTCAACATTTTTTGAATGATGAGAATATTGCACGTGATATTGCCGAGGGATTAACTTGGGAAGGATATGACCGTGTGTTAGAGATTGGTCCAGGAATGGGAGTGTTGACTAAATATATCTTACAAGCAAAAAGAAATATTGAGGTAGTGGAAATCGATACCGAATCTGTAGAGTATCTACAAGAAGTGTATCAACCATTTTATCCTGGTTTCAAGATCCATTCGGAGGATTTCTTGAAGATGAATTTTGCTGAAAAATTTAATGAACAAGTAGCTATTTTAGGAAACTTCCCTTATAATATTTCTTCACAGATTATTTTTAAAGCTTTAGAAGAACGTGAAACGGTTCCTGAATTATGCGGAATGTTCCAAAAAGAAGTGGCGGAACGTATTGCTTCTAAAAAAGGAACCAAAGATTATGGTATACTTTCTGTATTAGCACAAGCATACTATAAATGTGATTACCTTTTTACAGTTCCTGAAAACGTTTTTACACCTCCACCAAAAGTGAAGTCAGGTGTCATTATTATGAAACGTTACCGAACTGAAATTGAAGGAATCACACAAGAACGTTTTTTCCAAGTGGTAAAAGCAGGTTTTGGGCAACGCCGTAAAACCTTAAGAAATGCTTTAAAATCTTTAGGAATTCCAGAACAGTTAAACGATCATGAATTCTTAAATTTACGTGCTGAACAGTTGTCAGTAGAAGATTTTATAGAGTTAACTAAATTGATGCAATAA
- the mgtE gene encoding magnesium transporter yields MNVEITKDFIGVLVEKINEQNAKAVKEMLDGLHPADIAELFDELSTKEQAFVIDLLENDTSADILLELEEDDRKKILHTFSAKEIANEVINEMDTDDAVDIINELSDRKKNEVIAQIEDKEQAKEIVELLRYDEDTAGGLMGKELIKVNKDWSVITAIKQMRKQAEDFEEVFSIYVVDDDDVLLGILSLKKFLTTSANTKVEDVYNDKIQYVNIDTPDLEVAKVIEKYDLYEVPVIDELKRLVGVITVDDVLDVIREEAEENYQLAAGITQNVDSDDSILKLTKARLPWLMIGMLGGLGAASIMSGFESALEKYTILLMFVPLIQSTAGNVGIQSSAIVVQGIANGSIKGGIFKRLVKEFLLGLLNGLGIALVVLLITHFVFDTSYYVSMTICVALVSVIINAAIIGTFIPIFLNGRGIDPAVSTGPFITTSNDILGVFIYFMIAKSILGF; encoded by the coding sequence ATGAATGTAGAAATTACAAAAGATTTTATCGGAGTACTTGTAGAAAAAATTAATGAACAAAATGCGAAAGCAGTCAAGGAAATGCTGGATGGATTACATCCCGCCGATATTGCCGAATTGTTTGATGAACTTTCTACCAAAGAACAAGCTTTTGTAATTGATCTTTTAGAAAACGACACTTCTGCGGATATTCTTTTAGAATTAGAAGAGGATGATCGTAAAAAAATCTTACATACATTTTCGGCTAAAGAAATTGCGAATGAGGTTATTAATGAAATGGATACCGATGATGCGGTGGATATCATTAATGAACTTTCAGATCGAAAGAAGAATGAAGTTATCGCACAAATCGAAGATAAAGAACAAGCAAAGGAAATTGTTGAATTACTTCGTTATGATGAAGATACGGCTGGTGGTTTGATGGGGAAGGAGCTGATCAAAGTGAATAAAGACTGGTCGGTTATTACTGCAATTAAACAAATGCGTAAGCAAGCGGAAGACTTTGAAGAGGTTTTTTCAATTTATGTCGTTGATGATGATGATGTCTTATTAGGAATTTTATCGCTAAAAAAATTCTTAACGACTTCTGCCAATACTAAAGTAGAGGATGTATACAATGATAAGATTCAATATGTGAATATTGATACACCTGATTTGGAAGTTGCGAAAGTAATAGAAAAGTATGATTTATATGAAGTTCCAGTAATTGATGAATTGAAACGCCTAGTTGGTGTAATTACAGTCGATGACGTATTAGATGTCATTCGAGAAGAAGCGGAAGAAAATTATCAATTAGCAGCCGGGATTACCCAAAATGTCGATTCAGATGACAGTATCTTAAAATTAACAAAAGCCCGTTTACCTTGGTTAATGATTGGGATGTTAGGAGGTTTAGGTGCAGCGTCAATCATGTCAGGTTTCGAATCCGCTTTAGAAAAATATACCATTTTATTGATGTTCGTTCCATTAATCCAATCTACGGCAGGGAATGTAGGGATTCAATCTTCTGCTATTGTGGTTCAGGGGATAGCGAATGGTTCAATTAAAGGAGGAATTTTTAAACGATTAGTTAAAGAATTCTTATTGGGATTATTAAATGGTCTTGGTATTGCCTTAGTGGTTTTATTAATTACTCATTTTGTTTTCGATACATCTTATTATGTATCAATGACGATTTGTGTAGCATTGGTTTCTGTAATTATTAATGCAGCGATTATTGGGACGTTTATTCCAATTTTTTTAAATGGTCGAGGTATTGATCCTGCGGTTTCTACGGGACCATTTATTACTACAAGTAATGATATTTTAGGTGTGTTTATCTATTTTATGATTGCCAAATCAATTTTAGGGTTTTAA
- a CDS encoding HAMP domain-containing sensor histidine kinase, whose amino-acid sequence MEKSKIENYAKSLELISQTEYIDPKTQDFLFRLIEDNSTIPVILIDEKNNINFTKNIDSEITEDSIKLRKYAEKIIHQNMHVEIDLPDGKNHVYYSNSKLLNQLQYFPFIIIALILLFFLFSYWYFKTIRDTEKSYLWAGMAKETAHQIGTPLSSLMGWVELLKFEEIDQTPIQEIEKDINRLKHIAERFSKIGSTAELQTINLIDATQSTLHYLRERISQGIEINFITDYEEINVKLNPLLFSWVLENLIKNAADAMQNKGVLDIEIQQEGQFIVTSIKDTGPGIPQKIQKKIFQPGFTTKKRGWGLGLSLAKRIIEDYHRGKIFVSESSKEKGTTFKISLKR is encoded by the coding sequence GTGGAAAAATCAAAAATTGAAAATTATGCGAAATCGTTAGAGTTAATCAGTCAAACAGAATATATTGATCCTAAAACTCAAGATTTTTTATTTCGTTTAATCGAAGATAATTCCACCATTCCTGTCATTCTGATTGATGAAAAAAACAATATTAACTTCACTAAAAATATTGATTCTGAAATTACAGAAGATTCAATCAAGTTGAGAAAATATGCTGAAAAAATTATTCATCAAAACATGCATGTGGAGATAGATTTACCAGATGGAAAAAACCATGTGTATTACTCCAACTCTAAATTATTAAATCAATTACAATATTTCCCATTCATCATCATTGCTCTTATCCTTTTATTTTTCTTGTTTTCCTATTGGTATTTTAAAACCATTCGAGATACTGAAAAAAGTTATTTATGGGCAGGTATGGCCAAAGAAACAGCTCATCAAATTGGTACGCCTCTATCTTCTTTGATGGGATGGGTCGAATTATTAAAATTTGAAGAAATTGATCAAACGCCTATCCAAGAGATTGAAAAGGATATTAATCGACTAAAACATATAGCTGAACGATTTTCTAAAATTGGATCAACTGCAGAATTACAAACCATAAACCTTATCGATGCAACTCAATCAACACTTCATTATTTACGTGAACGTATTAGTCAAGGGATCGAAATAAATTTCATCACCGATTATGAAGAAATCAATGTAAAACTTAATCCTTTATTATTCAGTTGGGTATTGGAAAATTTAATTAAAAATGCCGCTGATGCGATGCAAAATAAAGGCGTACTTGATATTGAAATTCAGCAAGAAGGTCAATTTATTGTTACATCGATTAAAGATACTGGTCCTGGAATTCCACAAAAAATTCAAAAGAAAATTTTTCAACCGGGATTTACAACCAAAAAAAGAGGTTGGGGCTTAGGACTTTCATTAGCAAAACGAATTATTGAAGATTATCACCGTGGTAAAATTTTTGTTTCTGAATCTTCAAAAGAAAAGGGTACAACTTTTAAAATTTCATTGAAGCGATAA
- a CDS encoding 2-oxoglutarate dehydrogenase E1 component, which translates to MDRFSFLNAAHIEFIGDLYDQYIQYPDSVEPSWKAFFQGYDFANATYDGEPLFVASAPARETKVVQQVVNPAVAPQISENVQKEFKVINLINAYRTRGHLFTKTNPVRERRKWEPTLALENFGLSQADLNQTFTAGEILGIGGAITLKEIINHLEEMYCDSIGVEYMYVREPQKIEWIQNWLNQNLNHPKLSKEEKERILFKLNQATAFENFLNTKYVGQKRFSVEGNESLIPGLDTLINRSSDLGVEEVIVGMAHRGRLNVLANIFGKSYSQIFSEFEGKAFDTDLVAGDVKYHMGSTNKIQAINGKEIKINLAPNPSHLETVDAVVEGITRAKAETDYNEDYSKILPVLIHGDAAVAGQGIVYEVLQMMSLEGYKTGGTVHVVVNNQIGFTTNYLDSRSSTYCTDIAKVTLSPVLHVNADDAEAVVHAFRFAADYRAKFGQDVFIDLLGYRKYGHNEGDEPKFTQPKLYDIIAKHPNPRQIYLDKLLKEGAIGEDIVKQKEEEFKALLEENFAASKEIERNKLFPFMPEEWEEFTIAEGDKVFEKVNTAYDAEALKEIAKKISTIPADKKFIRKIVRLVEGRAKMIEEDKIDWGLGEALAFGSILKDGRDIRLSGEDVQRGTFSHRHAVIKTEDTEEKVTLLNHIAEEQGKFRVYNSLLSEYGVLGFDYGYAMANPKALTIWEAQFGDFMNGAQIMIDQYITAAEDKWRLQNGLVMLLPHGYEGQGAEHSSARLERFLQATADNNMFVANITTPANFFHALRRQVVTDYRKPLVVMSPKSLLRHPQAVSKLEDFSNGSFQEIIEDTFVDPKKAKKLVFCSGKIYYELAKKREELGDTTTAIVRIEQLYPIQEGRVEEIVAKYGKAELIWAQEEPENMGAWGYILRKFRKLPFEVVSPKESAATAPGSSKRWAAIYKDVINRVFK; encoded by the coding sequence ATGGATCGTTTTTCATTTTTAAACGCCGCTCATATCGAGTTTATAGGCGACTTATATGACCAGTATATCCAATATCCGGATAGTGTAGAACCTAGTTGGAAAGCATTTTTCCAAGGGTATGATTTCGCAAACGCGACTTATGATGGAGAGCCATTGTTTGTAGCTTCAGCTCCTGCAAGAGAGACTAAAGTTGTACAGCAAGTGGTAAATCCAGCTGTAGCTCCGCAAATTTCTGAGAATGTTCAGAAGGAATTCAAGGTTATTAACTTAATTAATGCTTACCGTACAAGAGGGCATTTATTTACAAAAACTAACCCTGTTAGAGAGCGCAGAAAGTGGGAACCAACATTAGCTTTAGAAAACTTCGGTTTATCTCAAGCTGATTTAAACCAAACTTTCACAGCAGGAGAAATCTTAGGAATTGGTGGTGCAATCACTTTAAAAGAGATCATCAACCATTTAGAAGAAATGTACTGTGATTCTATCGGAGTAGAGTACATGTATGTTAGAGAACCTCAGAAAATTGAGTGGATTCAGAATTGGTTAAACCAAAACTTAAACCACCCAAAATTATCGAAGGAAGAAAAAGAGAGAATTTTATTTAAGTTAAATCAAGCAACTGCTTTTGAAAACTTCTTAAATACAAAATACGTTGGACAAAAACGTTTCTCTGTTGAAGGTAATGAATCATTAATCCCAGGATTAGATACATTAATCAACCGTTCTTCTGATTTAGGTGTTGAAGAAGTAATCGTAGGTATGGCTCACCGTGGTCGTCTTAACGTATTAGCAAACATCTTTGGAAAATCTTATTCTCAAATCTTCTCTGAGTTTGAAGGTAAAGCTTTCGACACTGATTTAGTTGCAGGTGATGTGAAATATCACATGGGATCTACAAACAAGATTCAAGCAATTAATGGTAAAGAAATCAAAATTAACTTAGCGCCAAACCCATCTCACTTAGAAACTGTAGATGCAGTTGTTGAAGGGATTACTCGTGCTAAAGCTGAAACAGATTATAACGAAGACTACTCTAAAATCTTACCTGTATTAATCCATGGTGATGCTGCTGTAGCTGGACAAGGTATCGTGTACGAAGTATTACAAATGATGTCTTTAGAAGGGTACAAAACAGGAGGTACAGTTCATGTTGTGGTAAACAACCAAATTGGTTTCACAACAAACTATTTAGATTCTCGTTCGTCAACATATTGTACAGATATTGCCAAAGTAACTTTATCTCCAGTATTACATGTAAATGCTGATGATGCTGAAGCAGTTGTACACGCTTTCCGTTTTGCAGCAGATTACCGTGCTAAATTCGGACAAGATGTATTCATTGACTTATTAGGTTACCGTAAATATGGTCACAACGAAGGTGATGAGCCTAAGTTCACACAACCTAAATTATACGATATCATCGCAAAACACCCAAATCCACGTCAAATTTATTTAGATAAATTATTAAAAGAAGGTGCAATTGGTGAAGATATCGTTAAACAAAAAGAAGAAGAATTTAAAGCTTTATTAGAAGAAAACTTTGCAGCTTCTAAAGAGATTGAACGTAATAAATTATTCCCTTTCATGCCAGAAGAGTGGGAAGAATTTACAATCGCTGAAGGGGATAAAGTATTCGAAAAAGTAAATACAGCTTACGATGCTGAAGCATTGAAAGAAATTGCTAAGAAAATTTCTACAATTCCTGCAGATAAAAAATTCATTCGTAAAATTGTTCGTTTAGTAGAAGGACGTGCAAAAATGATCGAGGAAGATAAAATCGATTGGGGATTAGGAGAAGCATTAGCATTTGGATCAATCTTAAAAGATGGACGTGATATCCGTTTATCAGGAGAAGACGTTCAACGTGGTACTTTCTCTCACCGTCATGCAGTAATTAAAACTGAAGATACAGAAGAAAAAGTAACATTATTAAATCACATCGCAGAAGAGCAAGGGAAATTTAGAGTATACAACTCTTTATTATCTGAATACGGTGTATTAGGATTTGATTATGGATATGCAATGGCAAATCCAAAAGCGTTAACTATTTGGGAAGCACAATTTGGTGATTTCATGAATGGTGCGCAAATTATGATCGACCAATACATTACTGCGGCTGAAGATAAATGGAGATTACAAAACGGATTAGTAATGTTATTACCTCACGGATACGAAGGACAAGGTGCTGAACACTCTTCTGCACGTTTAGAGCGTTTCTTACAGGCTACAGCAGATAATAACATGTTTGTAGCTAACATTACAACTCCTGCTAACTTCTTCCATGCTTTAAGAAGACAAGTGGTTACTGATTACCGTAAACCATTAGTTGTAATGTCACCAAAATCATTATTACGTCATCCACAAGCTGTATCTAAATTAGAAGATTTCTCTAACGGATCATTCCAAGAAATCATCGAAGATACATTTGTAGATCCTAAAAAAGCTAAAAAATTGGTATTCTGTTCAGGTAAAATTTACTATGAATTAGCAAAAAAACGCGAAGAATTAGGAGATACAACTACAGCAATCGTACGTATCGAGCAATTATATCCTATCCAAGAAGGACGTGTGGAAGAAATTGTAGCGAAATACGGTAAAGCTGAATTAATCTGGGCACAAGAAGAACCAGAAAATATGGGAGCATGGGGTTACATTTTACGTAAATTCCGTAAACTTCCTTTCGAAGTAGTTTCACCTAAAGAATCTGCTGCTACAGCTCCTGGTTCTAGCAAAAGATGGGCTGCAATCTACAAAGATGTAATTAATAGAGTTTTCAAATAA
- the odhB gene encoding 2-oxoglutarate dehydrogenase complex dihydrolipoyllysine-residue succinyltransferase, protein MDMLEMKVPSPGESITEVEIATWLVKDGDYVEKDQAIAEVDSDKATLELPAEEAGIIYLKAEEGDVVEVGQVVCHIDTAAKPAGAAAPAVEAPKAEVKEEVKAVPAPAAPATPAPTYATGTPSPAAKKVLDEKGVDAAQVVGTGRDGRITQADAVRYTPAMGQAPVSGVRSSSEKKLSSLRRKIAQRLVSVKNETAMLTTFNEVDMSAIFALRNEYKDEFKAKHGVGLGFMSFFTKAVTRALELYPDVNSMIDGDYQVKFDYSDISVAVSGPKGLMVPVVRNAENLTFRGVEQSIKDLAIKVRDGKITVDEMTGGTFTITNGGVFGSMMSTPIINPPQSGILGMHNIVERPIAKNGQVVIAPMMYIALSYDHRIIDGRESVGFLVAVKEGVEDPVNILMGGDPRKALEL, encoded by the coding sequence ATAGATATGTTAGAAATGAAAGTCCCTTCACCAGGGGAGTCTATCACAGAAGTAGAAATCGCTACTTGGTTAGTTAAAGATGGTGATTATGTAGAAAAAGACCAAGCAATTGCTGAGGTTGATTCAGATAAAGCAACATTAGAGTTACCAGCGGAAGAAGCAGGTATCATCTATTTAAAAGCTGAAGAAGGAGATGTAGTAGAGGTAGGACAAGTTGTTTGTCACATCGATACTGCTGCTAAACCAGCAGGTGCTGCTGCACCAGCTGTAGAAGCTCCTAAAGCTGAAGTTAAAGAAGAAGTTAAAGCTGTTCCTGCACCTGCTGCACCTGCGACTCCAGCTCCAACTTACGCTACAGGTACTCCATCACCAGCTGCTAAAAAAGTTTTAGACGAGAAAGGTGTTGATGCTGCTCAAGTAGTAGGTACAGGACGTGACGGACGTATTACTCAAGCTGACGCTGTTCGCTATACTCCAGCAATGGGTCAAGCTCCAGTTTCAGGTGTACGTTCTTCTTCAGAGAAAAAATTATCTTCATTACGTCGTAAAATTGCTCAACGTTTAGTTTCTGTTAAAAATGAAACTGCTATGTTAACAACTTTCAACGAAGTTGATATGTCTGCAATTTTCGCATTACGTAACGAATATAAAGACGAGTTTAAAGCAAAACACGGTGTAGGATTAGGATTTATGTCTTTCTTCACTAAAGCGGTTACTCGTGCATTAGAGTTATACCCAGACGTAAACTCTATGATCGATGGTGATTACCAAGTGAAATTTGATTATTCTGACATTTCAGTTGCTGTATCAGGACCAAAAGGTTTAATGGTACCAGTAGTTCGTAACGCTGAGAACTTAACTTTCCGTGGTGTAGAGCAATCAATTAAAGATTTAGCAATCAAAGTTCGTGATGGAAAAATCACAGTTGATGAAATGACAGGAGGTACATTTACAATCACTAACGGTGGTGTATTTGGATCTATGATGTCTACTCCAATCATCAACCCACCTCAATCAGGTATCTTAGGTATGCACAATATCGTTGAGCGTCCAATCGCTAAAAACGGTCAAGTGGTTATCGCTCCTATGATGTACATTGCTTTATCTTACGACCACCGTATTATTGACGGACGTGAATCAGTTGGATTCTTAGTTGCCGTTAAAGAAGGGGTTGAAGATCCAGTAAATATTTTAATGGGAGGTGATCCTCGTAAAGCTTTAGAATTATAA
- a CDS encoding FMN-binding glutamate synthase family protein, whose product MKVRQGFVIISVVLVLAILGISYFWSGILWTFVIVAPLIIVGIYDMTQKRHAIRRNYPVIGNFRYMLESIRPEIMQYFVETDTEGKPIDRLMRSMVYRRAKNVIDTVPFGTQLDVYEAGYEWLNHSMYAGKIQHADDPRVKIGGEDCKQPYLASLLNISAMSFGSLSENAVLAMNKGAKLGNFAHNTGEGGISPYHLQPGGDLIWQIGTGYFGCRAADGGFDPDKYVERATLPNVKMIELKISQGAKPGHGGILPANKNTPEIAAIRAVEPYTTVDSPPSHSAFSDAEGMLHFIKKLRDLSGGKPVGFKICIGIKEEFIEICESIINTGIKPDFIVIDGGEGGTGAAPVEFSNSLGMPLLDGLAFAVDTLRGYNLKKDIRVIASGKIISSFHIARVMAIGADLVYSARAMMMAVGCIQALQCNTNTCPVGVATQDRDLMKGLDVEDKATRMYNFHKKTMHILSELISATGVKSHRDFNRTHVNLRVDNTRIMSYDQLYPIVEEGAYLGRPKAEVLAEIKKNSALAR is encoded by the coding sequence ATGAAAGTTAGACAAGGTTTTGTAATCATTTCTGTAGTACTTGTTCTTGCTATTTTAGGAATTTCTTACTTCTGGTCAGGGATTCTATGGACATTTGTAATCGTAGCACCTTTAATTATCGTAGGAATTTACGATATGACTCAAAAAAGACATGCTATTCGTCGAAACTATCCTGTGATTGGAAATTTCCGTTACATGTTAGAGAGTATTCGTCCTGAAATCATGCAGTATTTCGTTGAGACAGATACAGAAGGTAAACCTATCGATCGTTTGATGCGTTCTATGGTTTATCGACGTGCTAAAAATGTAATTGACACAGTTCCATTTGGTACTCAATTGGATGTTTACGAAGCTGGATACGAATGGTTGAATCACTCGATGTATGCAGGAAAAATTCAGCATGCAGATGATCCACGTGTAAAAATTGGTGGTGAAGATTGTAAACAACCTTATTTAGCAAGTTTACTAAACATTTCTGCCATGTCTTTCGGATCGTTAAGTGAAAATGCTGTATTAGCCATGAACAAAGGGGCGAAATTAGGTAATTTTGCACATAATACAGGAGAAGGTGGTATCTCACCGTATCACTTGCAACCAGGAGGAGATTTAATTTGGCAAATCGGTACAGGATATTTCGGATGCCGGGCAGCTGATGGTGGTTTTGATCCAGATAAATATGTGGAGCGAGCAACTTTACCAAATGTAAAAATGATTGAGTTAAAAATTTCTCAAGGGGCTAAACCAGGTCACGGAGGAATTTTACCAGCCAACAAAAATACACCAGAAATTGCTGCGATTCGTGCAGTAGAACCATATACAACTGTAGACTCACCTCCTTCTCACTCGGCTTTCTCTGATGCTGAAGGAATGTTACATTTCATTAAAAAATTACGTGATTTATCTGGTGGTAAACCTGTAGGTTTTAAAATATGTATTGGTATAAAAGAAGAATTTATTGAAATTTGTGAATCAATTATCAATACGGGTATTAAACCTGACTTTATCGTAATTGATGGTGGTGAGGGTGGTACAGGAGCTGCTCCAGTAGAATTCTCAAACTCGTTAGGTATGCCTTTATTGGATGGTTTAGCTTTTGCTGTAGATACATTAAGAGGCTATAACTTAAAGAAAGATATTCGTGTTATTGCATCAGGTAAAATCATTTCATCTTTCCATATCGCTCGTGTCATGGCAATTGGTGCAGATTTAGTTTATTCTGCACGTGCGATGATGATGGCAGTAGGTTGTATTCAAGCGTTACAATGTAATACGAATACATGTCCTGTTGGAGTTGCAACGCAAGATCGTGATTTAATGAAAGGATTAGATGTAGAAGATAAAGCAACACGTATGTATAACTTCCACAAGAAAACAATGCATATTTTATCTGAATTAATCTCTGCCACTGGAGTTAAATCGCACCGTGATTTCAACCGTACACACGTTAATTTACGCGTAGATAACACACGCATTATGTCATACGATCAATTATATCCTATCGTAGAAGAAGGAGCATATCTTGGTCGTCCAAAAGCAGAAGTTTTAGCTGAAATCAAAAAGAATTCAGCTTTAGCGAGATAA